AAATTGTACTTTAAATTAACCCTGTGTATTGGATGTTGGCTGACTTGTGTGGAATGGTGATGTTACAGGCTTGGATTATTGCTTTTATTTTATAGCGCCCACATCATGAAAGACTTTGATGACATCCATTTAATTTTTAAAAATAATCAGATTGATAATCAAATGAGTCCATATTTATTTTTTACTTTTGCTAATCCTAAAATTAACAAAATGCAAAAGGACTTTAATTATTCATCTTCTCCCGAACCTCATATCGAAAGAACCAGAGAAATACTCAAAAAACATCCGGAGATAAAACAACTTATCGGCAGAAACCAACAGACTATTTATTTTATTGTCGGTATTGTTGCATTGCAGATTGCTATGGCTATCTTGTTGAAAGATCAGAGCTGGTGGATTGTGTTGATATGTGCTTATGCGATAGGTAGTTTTGCCAATCATGCATTGTTTACACTGATTCATGAATGTACTCACAATCTTGTCTTTAAAAACAGACTTGCAAATATCTGGGCGGGCATTTTGTGCGATTTGCCCAATGCTATGCCCAGTTCAGTTCAGTTCAGAAAATACCATTTGAAACACCACGCTTTTCAGGGTCATTATGATATAGATGCAGATATACCCAGTGTGTGGGAAGCCCGGCTGATCGGCAATTCTTTTTTGGGTAAAGCTATATGGCTTTTATTTTATCCTATTTTTCAATTGACCCGACCACCCAGATTAAGAGAGATTCAGTTTTCCAGTCAGTGGGTATGGATTGATTCGGCAGTGGTGATTGGTTTTGATATTTTGCTGGTTTATTTTTTTGGTTGGACACCACTTTTGTATCTGGTAGCTTCGTTCTTCTTTTCAGTGGGTCTGCATCCTTTGGGTGGACGATGGATTCAGGAACATTACCTGCTCAATGAACCACAAGAAACCTACAGTTATTACGGGCCGTTAAACAAGTTGGCGTTTAATGTAGGTTATCATAACGAACACCATGATTTCTCATACGTACCATGGAATAAACTTCCGGAAATTCGTCGGATGGCACCGGAGTATTATGATACATTGACTTATCACACATCCTGGTCTAAACTGGTATGGAGGTTCTTGTCTGACCCTACTATTTCTTTGTTTTCCAGAACAATACGTGATGATCGGGGAAATGTTACCGTCACCAAAGCTTCGGAGAATGATTATCATGATCAGATCCAGGTGAAAGAAGCCGTACATTAATTTTTGAATTAGTATTTTAAACAGTTTGATTTATCACAACGAGTTTACATTTTATATTGTAAACAGCTAACTATTTTTGTTTTTTCAATTCATAATATTCATCTTTGCCCAAAATAGTAAATTATGAGCAGACAGCAGATAGCAGCAGGTAACTGGAAAATGAACACCACTATTTCAGAAGGTCTGAAACTGGCAGGAGAACTTCTTCAGTCACAGAGACAAAATGGTGTACTAACCATTCTGGCAGTTCCTTATACACATCTTTATCCTTTGTCAGAAGTTTTAAAAGGTATTTCCGATATAAAATTGGCTGCTCAGAATTGTCATCACAAAGATTCAGGAGCATATACCGGTGAGATCTCTCCTTCTATGTTGGTTGATTTAGGACTTGAATACGTAGTTTTAGGACATTCAGAGAGACGAGCTTATAATCATGAAGGGAATGATTTATTAGCTTTGAAACTAAGGGCTGCTTTGGGAAAAGGTCTGAAAGTTATCTTTTGTTGTGGGGAAGAGCTCGATATTCGCAAAGCCGGGACTCATATAGCGCATGTATCCGGTCAACTCAATGAATCCCTGGCATCTATCTCTGCGCAGGAAATGTCCGAAATAATTATCGCGTATGAGCCTGTATGGGCAATCGGGACAGGGGAGACAGCCACACCTGAACAGGCACAGGAAATGCACGCTGCCATCCGTCAGATGTTGAATGAAATGTACAATACCGAAGTTGCTTTAAACACATCAATTCTTTATGGCGGTTCTGTCAAAGGGTCTAATGCTGAAGAACTTTTTGCACAGCCTGATGTAGATGGAGGATTAGTTGGTGGAGCATCACTCAATGCAGAAGAATTTGCACGCATTATGAATGCTTTCTGATTTTTTTAGAAGTATTTGGAATAATCATTGACACAAAAATTAGTTTGTAGTTTGGATGAGTATCCTGATTACAAAACGATTCTTCTGCCTTTACACAAAATTAATCTTAGGAATACATTCTGTTAACAGCACATCTGTATTTTTACAAAAAATATACAGAAATGAATGCAAAAATTATTTTTTCTTTGTTGATCGTACTTTTGATTGCTTTTCCGGTAAGTGTTTTCCTTTTCTTAGTAAAAAGCATTGAATATTTATTCTCAAAATTAAATTCAGAACAAAAACCTGCCGGCAGGGAGTGGGCAGTGTAATGCACAACAAACTAACGATTTAAATATGGTTGAAATTCGTTATTTGAGTTGTCGGTAAACAGAAATAAATCTCTGAATCCAAATAATCTTGTGATTTAAATGGCAGAATTAAAATATTAAGAATATTTTTGCATGAAAATGATGTTTGATATGATTTTAAATCAGCTTGAAAAGGAGGTACCATTATCCCAAGGTGAAGCCGGCAGACCTGCCCATTATCCGAATCCGGAGATGTATCCCAACAGACTTTTTTATATCCAACGCAATCATAACACCAACGCAGTAATCTACGAAGCTAATCTGCTATCCGGAGGACTTCTGAATCTGAATGAACCTATAAAAGTCAATTGGATACAATTTGATCAGGACACCGGAAAAGAGTCTATTCAGGAATTAAATCATATTCAAAAAAAACTGGCCTACGGTTACCACTTTAAAATTATTTCCAATGACCTGATTCAATTTGAGTTTGTATCTTACGGTGAAATGAAATTGTATCTCGTAAAATCAGAAAAAGGTACCTTCGAAGTTGTCACCAAAATTTTGGACAGGACTGCCAAACTTACCAATATCTACGTTTATGCTGAAGACTTAGGTGTTTTTCCACAGGTAAAGTTTGCTGAATTATACGGTATTGATCAGCATTCCAATGACAAATTGTATCAGAAACTTTTACTCCAAATGTAAATTTACTCATTTCCGATTCATACTTTTGTTGCTTTTTACGTTAAGAATGTAATTCAGATCTGATTTTGATTTTTAATGAGTTCTAAATTTCAGGTCTTTTACATAAAAATTCTAATATGACGGGCAGTACTTTTCAAATAAAAAATATATTCACTTACCTGATTTTATGCTGGGTGCTTGTAATATCTTCCACACTGAATGCACAAAATAGTGATGAAAAGCCCATCGAGGGTGCAATTTCACTTTTTAGTATTGGTTATGGTGGTGATATTCCGTTTGGAGATATCAAAAGCAGGTTTGGAAATACGTTGAAATTCACCCTTTCCGGAGAACATATTACCTCCAGTGGCTGGATTTATAATACTGACTTCTTTTTTATGTTTGGAGATAAAGTGAAAGAAGACCCGATTTCATCTTTCAGAACAACGGAAGGATTCATATTGGGGGATGATGGATTATATGCAGATTTGTTTTTGAGAATGCGGGGAGTTTATCTGGGTGTTGGTTTCGGAAAATTGTTTCAATTAAGAGAAAATTCCCGATCAGGCATTAAAGCAATCCTGAATGCAGGGGTTTTACAGCATAATATCCGTTTTGTGGATGAAAGGAATTCAGTGCCACAATTAAGAGCAGACGGACAAAAAGGTTATGACAGACTGACCAGAGGATTTGCGTTGAAAGAAACGATAGCTTATAAACATTTGAGTCGCAACAGGCTGTTGAATTATGAAATTGCGTTGGATTTTATTCAGGGGTTTACTTCTGAAGTCAGAGCTATAAATTTTGATACAGGGGCTGGTACCATTCAATCCAGGATGGACCTGATGCTTGGGGTGCGGATTTGTTGGCAACTACCTTTTTATCATACTGCTGTGCAGACTATTTATTATTAAGGAAATTTGCAGTTTGAAGAACCGGATCATTTTAGCACTTTATACATTTTCAATCAGACTTAGCGATATATTTTTATTTATAGCTTCCCATTTTGATGATAAAATCAAAAAGATGGTAACAGGCAGGAAGGAAAGTCTGAAATTTTTTAAGAATCACAAAGAGATTAATAATCAAAGTAAAAATGTATGGTTTCATTGTGCATCATTGGGTGAGTTTGAGCAGGGCAGGCCTTTAATTGAAAAACTAAAAATGATGCATCCGGACATTAAGGTTTTCCTAAGTTTTTTTTCTCCTTCAGGATATGAGGTTAGAAAAGAATATCCTTTTGCTGATTTTGTATTTTACCTTCCTTCTGACCTTCCTGAAAATGCTGAAAGTATCATTGCTTCTATCAAACCCCAATGGGTGGTTTTTGTAAAATATGAATTTTGGTGGAATACATTACGATGTTTGCATAAAAACCGAACTCCTGTTTTTTTAGTTTCAGGTTTATTCAGACAAAATCAATATTTTTTTAATCCTTTCTTGAGTCCTTTCAAAGATATATTAGCCGGATTTTATAAAATTTTTACACAGGATGTAGCATCGTCTGAAATATTGGAGGAAAACGGCATTTTAAATTCCATAGCAGTTGGAGATACCCGGATAGACAGAGTTGCAGAATTATCCAAAACTTCAGCGGTTTCTACACGATTAAAGGAATATGTCCGTGGTAAGAAAGTTATTATTTATGGAAGTGTCTGGGATTCAGATATGCAGGTCATTTCAGATTTTATGAATACATCGGGTCATTATATTCATATCATTGCTCCACACGACATTAAGGCTGATAATCTCACAAGACTAAAAAAGTATTTGCCGGAAAATACAGCTCTTTACAGCCATGAAATTTGGCTTTCCAATATTCTGATTATAAATAACATAGGATTACTCAACCAACTTTACAGTATTGCAGACATAGCGTACATAGGCGGTGGCTTTCACACAGGTATTCACAACATCCTTGAACCTGCTGTATTTGAAATTCCAGTGGTTTTCGGCCCCAAATATCATAAGTTCAGAGAGGCTGTAGATTTGATTGAACTCGGAGTAGCGTATAGTGTTGTAACAAAAGCAGAATTTGAAGAGACAGTTATTTCTACATTGGATAATCAAGCTAAGTTAAATGAAACAAGCCATAAACTAAGACATTATTTTGAAAGAAACAGGGGAGCTACTGACAAAATTCTGAAATGTCTTGAAATCCAATTGTTCAATCCTTAACCTAAACCTTAATCTCAACCTTAACATCAACCTTAACATCAATGACACATACCTTACAACTTCCCGATTTCAGTGACCTGCACATATTAGTTATCGGAGATGTGATGATTGACAGATACTTAACGGGAAAAGTCAACAGAATCTCACCGGAAGCTCCGGTGCCTGTATTGGAATATAAAAAAAAGGAAAACAGACTGGGTGGTGCTGCAAATGTAGCTTTGAACATAAAAGCTCTTGGAGCAAGAGTGACAGTGGCAAGTATCAGTGGGAATGATGAAGAAAGCGATATTTTAAATCAGTTATTTTCAAATCATGATATTTCAGATGTCCATCTCTTAAAATGTGATGGAAGAAAGACAACCGTAAAGACCAGAATTATGGCTGGGGCACAACATCTGTTAAGAATTGATGCGGAAGATAAACATGATATTTCTCCGGATGAAGAAAATCTTTTTATGGATTTAATCCAAAAAATATCTCTGTCAGATAAAGTTGACGGATTGATTTTACAGGACTACAACAAAGGTTTACTTACTAAAAATCTGATTGAAAAATTGATGTATTGGAGTGTTAAGAATCAAATTCCTACTTTTATTGACCCTAAGGAAAAAAATTTTACTGCTTTCAAATCATGTACCGTTTTTAAGCCCAACAGAAAAGAAATTTCTGAAGCATTGAAATCACCGGCCGAGACGCAGGAACAAATGGCAGAATTAGATAAGCAGTTGCGCTCTTTAATGAGCCATTCATTTAGTTTTATTACATTATCAAAAGATGGTATCTATATATCTGATGGTATTACGAGCGAGATAGTACCGGCCCGGCCCAGAATAATCACGGATGTATGTGGTGCAGGAGACACAGTCATCAGTGTGTTGTCATTATGTTTTCTAAAAGGATTGTCCATGAAGAATATCGCA
The genomic region above belongs to Saprospiraceae bacterium and contains:
- a CDS encoding carbohydrate kinase, with product MTHTLQLPDFSDLHILVIGDVMIDRYLTGKVNRISPEAPVPVLEYKKKENRLGGAANVALNIKALGARVTVASISGNDEESDILNQLFSNHDISDVHLLKCDGRKTTVKTRIMAGAQHLLRIDAEDKHDISPDEENLFMDLIQKISLSDKVDGLILQDYNKGLLTKNLIEKLMYWSVKNQIPTFIDPKEKNFTAFKSCTVFKPNRKEISEALKSPAETQEQMAELDKQLRSLMSHSFSFITLSKDGIYISDGITSEIVPARPRIITDVCGAGDTVISVLSLCFLKGLSMKNIAIIANAAGGQVCEKPGVVPVDRTELMNELQSNY
- a CDS encoding fatty acid desaturase; the encoded protein is MQKDFNYSSSPEPHIERTREILKKHPEIKQLIGRNQQTIYFIVGIVALQIAMAILLKDQSWWIVLICAYAIGSFANHALFTLIHECTHNLVFKNRLANIWAGILCDLPNAMPSSVQFRKYHLKHHAFQGHYDIDADIPSVWEARLIGNSFLGKAIWLLFYPIFQLTRPPRLREIQFSSQWVWIDSAVVIGFDILLVYFFGWTPLLYLVASFFFSVGLHPLGGRWIQEHYLLNEPQETYSYYGPLNKLAFNVGYHNEHHDFSYVPWNKLPEIRRMAPEYYDTLTYHTSWSKLVWRFLSDPTISLFSRTIRDDRGNVTVTKASENDYHDQIQVKEAVH
- a CDS encoding DUF4833 domain-containing protein — encoded protein: MILNQLEKEVPLSQGEAGRPAHYPNPEMYPNRLFYIQRNHNTNAVIYEANLLSGGLLNLNEPIKVNWIQFDQDTGKESIQELNHIQKKLAYGYHFKIISNDLIQFEFVSYGEMKLYLVKSEKGTFEVVTKILDRTAKLTNIYVYAEDLGVFPQVKFAELYGIDQHSNDKLYQKLLLQM
- a CDS encoding 3-deoxy-D-manno-octulosonic acid transferase, coding for MKNRIILALYTFSIRLSDIFLFIASHFDDKIKKMVTGRKESLKFFKNHKEINNQSKNVWFHCASLGEFEQGRPLIEKLKMMHPDIKVFLSFFSPSGYEVRKEYPFADFVFYLPSDLPENAESIIASIKPQWVVFVKYEFWWNTLRCLHKNRTPVFLVSGLFRQNQYFFNPFLSPFKDILAGFYKIFTQDVASSEILEENGILNSIAVGDTRIDRVAELSKTSAVSTRLKEYVRGKKVIIYGSVWDSDMQVISDFMNTSGHYIHIIAPHDIKADNLTRLKKYLPENTALYSHEIWLSNILIINNIGLLNQLYSIADIAYIGGGFHTGIHNILEPAVFEIPVVFGPKYHKFREAVDLIELGVAYSVVTKAEFEETVISTLDNQAKLNETSHKLRHYFERNRGATDKILKCLEIQLFNP
- a CDS encoding triose-phosphate isomerase, which gives rise to MSRQQIAAGNWKMNTTISEGLKLAGELLQSQRQNGVLTILAVPYTHLYPLSEVLKGISDIKLAAQNCHHKDSGAYTGEISPSMLVDLGLEYVVLGHSERRAYNHEGNDLLALKLRAALGKGLKVIFCCGEELDIRKAGTHIAHVSGQLNESLASISAQEMSEIIIAYEPVWAIGTGETATPEQAQEMHAAIRQMLNEMYNTEVALNTSILYGGSVKGSNAEELFAQPDVDGGLVGGASLNAEEFARIMNAF